The Armatimonadia bacterium genome includes the window TGGACTTCTACAAACCGAGCTTCGACGTCAGCGACTGGGCCACAGTCCCCGTGCCCTCGAACTGGCAGATGCACGGCTACGACATCCCCATCTACACCAATGCGACCTATCCGCACCGCAACGACCCGCCACGCATCCAGCACGACTTCAACCCGGTCGGCTCCTATCGGACGGAGTTCACCGTGCCCGACGCCTGGCAGGGCCGACAGGTCCTCCTCCACTTCGACGGCGTCCAGAGCGCCTTCTACCTGTGGATCAACGGGCAGATGGTCGGCTACAGCGAGGACAGCCGCACGCCGGCCGAGTTCAACCTCACGCGCTACCTTCAGCCCGGTCGAAACCTCCTCGCTGCCGAGGTCTACCGTTGGTGCGATGGCAGCTACCTCGAAGACCAGGACATGTGGCGTCTCAGCGGCATCTACCGCAACGTCTACCTCTACTCGGTCCCGCAGGTCCATCTGCGCGACTTCTTCGTCCGCTGCGACCTCGACGATCAGTACCGCGACGCCGACCTGAAGGTCACGGCGAGTGTCACGAACTACGCCCAGGCGCCTGCCGAGGGGTACACCGTCGAGGTGCGGCTACTGGACTCGCCGCGGGCCTCGGCGATGGTCGCTCCTCTCCTGACAGGCCGTGTGCCCCAGACTGCAACGGGCGCCGAGCAGACCCTCGAGATGCAGGGACGCGTCAGCAATCCGCGCAAGTGGACGGCCGAGAACCCGAACCTGTACGTGGTCCTCCTTACGCTGAAGGACGCCGCCGGTCAGGTGGTTGAGGTCGAGCGCTGCAACTTCGGCTTCCGCGAGATCGAGCTCCGCGACCGCAAGTTCCTGGTCAACGGTGTGCCCACCTATATCAAGGGCGTCAACCGCCACGAGCACGACCCCGACACCGGCAACTACGTCTCGCCCGAGCGGATGCTCGAGGATGTCCTGCTCATGAAGCGCAACAACCTCAACACCGTCCGCACCTGCCACTACCCGGACGATCCCCTCTGGTATGACCTGTGCGACAAGTACGGGATCATGCTGATCGACGAGGCCAACGTGGAGTCGCACGGCGCGACGCGGACGGTTCCGGCCAGTGATCCCCAGTGGACGAAGTCCTGCCTGGACCGCATGGCCCGCATGGTTCAGCGCGACAAGAACCATCCTTCGGTGGTGATCTGGTCCCTTGGAAACGAGGCCGGGCAGGGAAGCAACTTCGCCCGGATGGCCGAGTACACCCATGCCGCGGACAACACCCGCCCGGTTCACTACCAGGGCATGAACAGCGTCGCGGACATGGACAGCACGATGTACCCGCACGTCGATGGACTGGCTGGAGCCGGCCGCTCGGACAGCTCGAAGCCCTTCGTCATGTGCGAGTATGCCCACGCGATGGGCAACGCCGTCGGCAACCTCCAGGAGTACTGGGATGTCATAGACACCTACCCGCGGCTGATCGGTGGCTGCATCTGGGACTGGGTGGACCAGGGGATCCGCAAGTACGCCACGCCCTCGATGCTGACTCCGGAGGCCAGTCGCGTGGGCAGCAAGGCGACCCTGTATGGGTCGCTCGCTGACGGCCTGCGGGGCAAGGCGCTGTCCGGTGGCTATGTGGCCCTCGCCGACAGTCCCGAGCTCGACATCACAGGCACGCAACTGACGCTCGAGGCCTGGGTGAGGCCCGAGCCACGAGCCGGGTTCTGCCCGATCGTCGGCAAGGGCGACACGCAGTACATGCTCCGCACGCGCGAGGGCTCGCTGGAGTTCTTCATCTACGACGGACAGTGGCACACCCTTAGCGCCGCCCTCCCAGGCGATTGGTACGGCAAGTGGCATCACGTGGCCGGAGTCTACGACGGCAAGGAGCTCCGGCTCTACCGTGACGGCGCGCTGCAGGGAACCTTGCCCTGCACGGTCCCGATCACTTCCTCCGACTACCCCGTCAACGTGGGCCGCAACTCGCAGGTCACCGACCGCTTCTTCGCCGGGGCGATCGATCAGGTGCGCCTCTACAACCAGGCGCTCCCGGCGGAGCAGCTCGGACAGGTCAACGCTACCCCACCGGCGTCGGCAGTGCTCTGGCTCGACTTCGATCAGTCCTCGCCCGACCCGTCCTTTGAGCGCAAGTGGTTCTGGGCCTATGGCGGCGACTACGGCGACCGCCCCAATAGCGGCAACTTCTGCATGAACGGTCTGGTGTTCCCCGACCGCGAGGTCCCGCCGAAGCTGTGGGAGGTCAAGAAAGTCTATCAGTACATCGGCTTCGCGCCTGACGACCTCCTATCCGGTCGCCTCAAGATCCGCAACCGCTACTACGACACGAACCTCGACCGGTTCTATCCGACATGGTCGCTTCTGGAGAACGGCGTCGAGTTGCAGCGCGGTGAGTTGTCGCCGATCCCGCTGGCTCCGGGTGCCGAGACCACACTAACGGTTCCCTTCAAGCTCCCGGTGCCCAGGCCCGGTGCCGAGTACTGGGTGCGCGTCGACTTCCACCTGAACCAGGACACCCTCTGGGCCGAGAAGGGCCACACCGTCGCCTGGGAGCAGTACCAGATCCCGCTCGCGACACCTGCTCGACCCACTCTCGATCTGGCCGGTCTGCCGTCGGTGAAGGTGCAGGATAGCGGCGACCAGATTACCCTCAGCGGGCCGCGCTTCTCCGCCACTTTCGATCGCAAGGTCGGTGCGCTCACCTCCCTGGTCTACGATGGCCGCACGATCTTCGCCCCGACGACCGGCGCCATCACCGGCCCTGTGTTCGACGCCTTCCGTGCACCAACGAACAACGATGTAGGACTGACGGGCGCATGGTCAAGAGCCGGACTCAGCAAGCTCACTCGTCGCGTCGAAGCCTTCGAGGTGGACAGCTCCGACCCGCGTGCCGTGCGAGTCCATCTCCGCAGCTTCAGCACCGGCGCACCGAACACCGGCTTCACCCACGACTGCCTCTATACGGTCCTCGGCAACGGGACCCTCCACGTCGACAACGCCATCACCCCTCAGGGCGCGCTGCCGACGCTCCCGCGTCTTGGTGTGCGCATGGCTCTTGTTCCGGGCTTCGAGAACCTGGAGTGGTATGGCCGTGGGCCGCATGAGAACTACGTGGACCGCAAGCGCAGCGCCGAGGTCGGCCGGTATCGCAGCACCGTCACCGAGCAGTACGTCCGCTATCCGTGGCCGCAGGAGACGGGCAACCGCGAGGACGTCCGCTGGCTGACTCTCACCGACAAGTCCGGTGGTGGCGTGCTCGTCGTCGCCGACAAGGCCCTCGCGACGGCCGCCCTGCACTTCACCGCTGAGGACCTCTCTCGCGCCAAGCACATCAACGAGCTCACTCCCAGGCCCGAGACGATCCTCTGCCTGGATTACGCGCAGTGCGGCCTCGGCAATGGCAGTTGCGGGCCGGGCGTCCTGGACAAGTACGCACTCCGTCCGCGTCCCTGCCAGTACGGGT containing:
- a CDS encoding glycoside hydrolase family 2 TIM barrel-domain containing protein, with the protein product MRKTRGRASAACVILVLLVTGCGLAQEINDWENPQVVGRNKEAPHCTLMPFPDATSAREGISSSSPYYQSLNGDWKFHWVRKPDDRPLDFYKPSFDVSDWATVPVPSNWQMHGYDIPIYTNATYPHRNDPPRIQHDFNPVGSYRTEFTVPDAWQGRQVLLHFDGVQSAFYLWINGQMVGYSEDSRTPAEFNLTRYLQPGRNLLAAEVYRWCDGSYLEDQDMWRLSGIYRNVYLYSVPQVHLRDFFVRCDLDDQYRDADLKVTASVTNYAQAPAEGYTVEVRLLDSPRASAMVAPLLTGRVPQTATGAEQTLEMQGRVSNPRKWTAENPNLYVVLLTLKDAAGQVVEVERCNFGFREIELRDRKFLVNGVPTYIKGVNRHEHDPDTGNYVSPERMLEDVLLMKRNNLNTVRTCHYPDDPLWYDLCDKYGIMLIDEANVESHGATRTVPASDPQWTKSCLDRMARMVQRDKNHPSVVIWSLGNEAGQGSNFARMAEYTHAADNTRPVHYQGMNSVADMDSTMYPHVDGLAGAGRSDSSKPFVMCEYAHAMGNAVGNLQEYWDVIDTYPRLIGGCIWDWVDQGIRKYATPSMLTPEASRVGSKATLYGSLADGLRGKALSGGYVALADSPELDITGTQLTLEAWVRPEPRAGFCPIVGKGDTQYMLRTREGSLEFFIYDGQWHTLSAALPGDWYGKWHHVAGVYDGKELRLYRDGALQGTLPCTVPITSSDYPVNVGRNSQVTDRFFAGAIDQVRLYNQALPAEQLGQVNATPPASAVLWLDFDQSSPDPSFERKWFWAYGGDYGDRPNSGNFCMNGLVFPDREVPPKLWEVKKVYQYIGFAPDDLLSGRLKIRNRYYDTNLDRFYPTWSLLENGVELQRGELSPIPLAPGAETTLTVPFKLPVPRPGAEYWVRVDFHLNQDTLWAEKGHTVAWEQYQIPLATPARPTLDLAGLPSVKVQDSGDQITLSGPRFSATFDRKVGALTSLVYDGRTIFAPTTGAITGPVFDAFRAPTNNDVGLTGAWSRAGLSKLTRRVEAFEVDSSDPRAVRVHLRSFSTGAPNTGFTHDCLYTVLGNGTLHVDNAITPQGALPTLPRLGVRMALVPGFENLEWYGRGPHENYVDRKRSAEVGRYRSTVTEQYVRYPWPQETGNREDVRWLTLTDKSGGGVLVVADKALATAALHFTAEDLSRAKHINELTPRPETILCLDYAQCGLGNGSCGPGVLDKYALRPRPCQYGFCLQPYSPADGDPQALADRVLPLAGAPQINRDAEGRVGITAPDGVAVRYTLDGSEPTSQSTLYTGPFAFLNGGIIKARSYGQGLLPGRTVEATFPRHLWELSRGKPASASSVENEGRAPAAGNDGDTATRWCAAGGSVPQWWQVDLQEPRELSACEILWEFDDRSYGYRLEGSLDGKQWTKLVDREARPQSGEVQRHDFATTKARYLRLTVTKLQEDPLTWASLYEFRALGQ